The proteins below are encoded in one region of Nilaparvata lugens isolate BPH chromosome X, ASM1435652v1, whole genome shotgun sequence:
- the LOC120355045 gene encoding piggyBac transposable element-derived protein 4-like — protein sequence MVEPIVGTGRNITADNWFTDVDLVDELRKKKLSYVGTVRKNKSALPPDFVNVKGRKQYSSMFAFNDGKVLVSYIPRERKNVILLSSLHNDSTIDPDSGERKKPEIITFYNQTKSGVDTADQMCMTYSVSRNTKRWPMVIFFAMLNVGGINSQVIYMCNELQPLRRRMYLKKLANELVYGELQRRSMKTTGIPSSLQVRLKRYRPSADDDREKSPTQEPPKRRKCITCAAETGHRRLSNYECHDCHEAICLSHANMVCQGCTTTRQQIVESESESD from the coding sequence ATGGTTGAACCAATTGTTGGAACAGGTCGGAACATAACAGCCGACAATTGGTTCACTGATGTTGACTTGGTTGATGAACTGAGAAAAAAGAAACTGTCCTACGTTGGCACTgtgagaaaaaataaatcagcGTTGCCACCAGATTTTGTGAATGTGAAAGGAAGAAAACAATATAGCAGTATGTTTGCATTCAATGATGGCAAAGTTCTGGTTTCCTACATCCCTCGTGAAAGGAAAAATGTCATTCTTCTATCCTCCCTTCATAATGACTCAACAATTGACCCTGATTCTGGAGAGCGGAAGAAGCCTGAGATTATAACTTTTTATAATCAGACAAAAAGTGGTGTCGATACTGCAGATCAAATGTGCATGACATACAGTGTAAGCCGGAACACCAAGCGCTGGCCAATGGTCATTTTTTTTGCAATGCTGAATGTGGGTGGTATCAATTCACAAGTTATCTACATGTGCAATGAACTACAACCCCTGCGCAGAAGAATGTATCTGAAAAAACTGGCGAATGAACTGGTTTATGGAGAGCTACAGAGAAGAAGTATGAAGACAACTGGAATTCCCAGCAGCCTACAAGTTCGTCTGAAGAGATATCGACCCAGTGCTGATGATGATCGAGAGAAGTCGCCCACGCAAGAACCTCCCAAGAGGCGTAAATGCATCACTTGTGCTGCGGAAACTGGCCACAGAAGGCTGTCGAATTACGAATGTCATGATTGCCATGAGGCGATTTGCCTATCTCATGCCAATATGGTATGCCAAGGCTGCACTACAACCCGCCAACAAATTGTTGAATCAGAGAGTGAATCTGACTAA
- the LOC120354619 gene encoding piggyBac transposable element-derived protein 4-like encodes MARETYDTTNQKNIEELRRFLEDDDDEDPAANEDLGEESDIDSQDEVEEQQGDSDTEQDCDKFSDDEDTTSEETDETFFLGKDKKTKWLKKSPGSTFRRVQSQNIVTHLPGVKGNARNAKSAFECWSNLFTDDILDTIVTCTNQYMNSIKDQFSRERDIKPTDVIELKAYIGLLYLAGAYKANRQCLEELWGAEGDGVEKFSLVMNLKRFKTLTRCLRFDDRTNRADRKKYDRLAPVREVFEKFVENCQKSYCVGENVTLDEMLPGFRGRCSFKQYIPSKPNKYGIKVYALVDARMTYTMKMEIYAAINQLM; translated from the exons ATGGCTCGAGAAACGTATGATACGACCaatcagaaaaatattgaagagcTACGACGTTTCcttgaggatgatgatgatgaagaccCAGCGGCCAATGAGGATTTGGGAGAAGAAAGTGACATCGATTCACAAGATGAAGTGGAGGAACAACAAGGTGATTCCGATACAGAGCAGGATTGTGATAAGTTTAGTGATGATGAAGATACTACGAGTGAAGAAACAGATGAGACATTTTTTTTGGGCAAAGACAAGAAGACTAAGTGGTTGAAAAAGTCACCTGGAAGCACTTTTCGTCGGGTACAATCTCAAAATATTGTAACTCATCTTCCTGGTGTAAAAGGTAATGCAAGAAATGCTAAATCTGCTTTTGAATGTTGGAGCAATTTATTTACTGACGACATCCTTGACACAATTGTAACATGTACAAACCAATACATGAACTCTATCAAGGACCAATTCTCTAGAGAACGAGACATCAAGCCTACTGATGTTATTGAATTGAAGGCTTACATTGGTTTGTTGTACCTAGCTGGGGCATACAAAGCAAATCGGCAATGTCTAGAAGAACTTTGGGGAGCTGAGGGTGATGGTGTAGAGAAATTTAGTCTTGTAATGAATCTGAAGCGATTCAAGACTCTAACACGTTGCCTCCGTTTTGATGACCGGACAAATCGAGCTGATCGAAAAAAATATGACCGTCTAGCTCCTGTTAGGGAGGTATTTGAAAAGTTTGTGGAGAATTGTCAGAAGAGCTATTGTGTTGGGGAGAACGTGACTCTTGATGAAATGCTTCCTGGTTTTCGAGGTAGATGTAGCTTCAAGCAGTACATACCATCTAAGCCAAACAAGTATGGAATAAAAGTGTATGCTCTCGTAGATGCCAGAATGACGTACACTATGAAGATGGAAATATATGCTG CAATAAACCAACTGATGTAG